In one Pseudomonadota bacterium genomic region, the following are encoded:
- the secG gene encoding preprotein translocase subunit SecG, translating to MQNVVLIILLLLAAALIAVVLLQRSEGGGLGIGGGSGGGIQARGQGNALTRLTWILGTAFMAAALALTLISAQNAGSSSVLDGGDALLPPGEAETTVPAGEDLLPPSLDDEEPLLPVAE from the coding sequence ATGCAAAACGTCGTCCTGATCATCCTTCTGCTCCTCGCGGCCGCGCTCATCGCGGTGGTGCTGCTCCAGCGGTCGGAGGGGGGCGGTCTCGGGATCGGCGGCGGATCGGGCGGCGGCATCCAGGCCCGTGGGCAAGGCAACGCGCTCACCCGGCTGACCTGGATCCTTGGGACGGCCTTCATGGCCGCGGCCCTCGCGCTCACGCTCATCTCCGCGCAGAATGCAGGCTCCTCCTCGGTGCTCGATGGCGGGGACGCGTTGCTGCCGCCGGGCGAGGCCGAAACGACCGTGCCCGCGGGCGAAGACCTGCTGCCGCCCTCTCTCGATGACGAGGAGCCGCTCCTGCCGGTGGCGGAGTAA
- the rpiA gene encoding ribose-5-phosphate isomerase RpiA, whose amino-acid sequence MGGELSPIDKAKFVAAKRAADFVETGMKVGLGTGSTAAWLVRCLGEAVREDGLRIKGVPTSARTASLARDVGIEVISLDEAKWLDITIDGADEFDADLNLIKGGGGALLQEKIVATASDQMLVIADVTKEVDTLGAFPLPVEVIPFGWQTTRALLEEMLNAMDVLGQQVTLRMNGAAPYVTDEGNHILDLHLNRIGEPRQLAMAMNQIPGVVENGLFMDICDVVIIGYGDGRVEVRDINDGTVSEDKINFVETDNLFTDLMD is encoded by the coding sequence ATGGGAGGTGAACTTTCACCCATCGACAAGGCAAAGTTCGTCGCGGCCAAGCGCGCCGCTGACTTCGTGGAGACCGGCATGAAGGTGGGCCTCGGCACGGGCTCCACGGCAGCGTGGCTTGTCCGCTGCCTTGGAGAAGCGGTGCGGGAGGACGGTCTGCGGATCAAGGGCGTGCCCACCTCTGCGCGGACCGCCTCGCTCGCGCGGGACGTCGGGATCGAGGTCATTTCGCTCGACGAGGCCAAGTGGCTCGACATCACCATAGACGGAGCCGATGAATTCGACGCGGATCTCAACCTCATAAAGGGGGGCGGGGGCGCGCTACTGCAGGAAAAGATCGTGGCCACGGCCTCCGACCAGATGCTGGTCATCGCCGATGTCACCAAGGAGGTCGACACGCTGGGAGCGTTTCCGCTGCCCGTGGAGGTGATCCCCTTCGGATGGCAGACCACCCGCGCCCTCCTCGAGGAAATGCTCAACGCCATGGATGTCCTCGGGCAGCAGGTCACGCTGCGCATGAACGGGGCGGCCCCCTACGTCACGGACGAGGGCAATCACATCCTCGATCTCCATCTCAATCGCATCGGTGAACCGCGCCAGCTCGCCATGGCGATGAACCAGATCCCCGGCGTCGTCGAAAACGGTCTCTTCATGGATATCTGTGACGTGGTCATCATCGGCTACGGAGACGGCCGCGTGGAAGTGCGCGACATCAACGACGGCACCGTGAGTGAAGACAAGATCAACTTCGTCGAGACCGACAACCTCTTTACCGACTTGATGGACTAG
- a CDS encoding DUF2842 domain-containing protein, with the protein MALSHKAKKRWSLFILIFALPAYIVVAVTIMSYFRVWFGMQPPILLELAIYVALGVLWAIPLKKVFLGVGQPDPDAPPEQ; encoded by the coding sequence ATGGCCCTGAGCCACAAAGCCAAGAAACGCTGGTCGTTGTTCATACTGATCTTCGCGCTGCCCGCCTACATCGTGGTGGCGGTGACGATCATGAGCTATTTCCGCGTGTGGTTCGGGATGCAGCCGCCGATCCTGCTTGAGCTTGCCATCTACGTGGCGCTCGGCGTCCTCTGGGCGATCCCGCTCAAAAAGGTCTTTCTCGGCGTGGGTCAGCCGGACCCAGACGCGCCCCCCGAGCAATAG
- a CDS encoding DMT family transporter — MAGDRPFLGVLLMLGFCVLIPVSDALAKILGATLPVMLIVFVRVATQGVLLVPLSRALEPRFWPERRYIGAIVLRTLLYIGGLATMITALRYLPLADAVAIAFVMPFIMLLLGHWFLGEEVGARRIGACVVGFGGTLMVIQPSFEEVGAAALLPLGVAVLFSLFMLVTRQIAKAVEPIAMQALSGLIACAILGPLLMVGSQLGWSDLRVSPVTGAEAAMLAGMALIGTAAHLLMTWSLKFAPSATLAPMQYLEIPFATAVGYIVFRDLPDGLAALGIAITMAAGLYIILRERRTPAPAPQAEASPILSGDPRAR, encoded by the coding sequence ATGGCTGGTGATCGTCCCTTCCTCGGCGTCCTTCTCATGCTGGGCTTTTGCGTGCTCATCCCGGTGAGCGACGCCCTCGCGAAGATCCTTGGCGCCACGCTGCCGGTCATGCTCATCGTCTTCGTGCGGGTGGCCACGCAAGGCGTGCTCCTCGTGCCGCTCAGCCGTGCGCTCGAGCCGCGCTTCTGGCCCGAACGCCGCTACATCGGTGCCATCGTGTTGAGGACGCTTTTATATATCGGTGGCCTCGCGACGATGATCACAGCGCTTCGCTATCTGCCCCTCGCCGATGCCGTGGCCATCGCCTTCGTGATGCCTTTCATCATGCTCCTCCTCGGACACTGGTTCCTCGGCGAAGAGGTCGGCGCGCGGCGCATCGGGGCCTGCGTCGTGGGCTTTGGCGGAACGCTCATGGTCATCCAGCCGAGCTTCGAGGAGGTGGGCGCGGCGGCGCTCCTGCCGCTCGGGGTGGCCGTCCTCTTTTCGCTCTTCATGCTGGTGACCCGGCAGATCGCCAAAGCGGTGGAGCCTATCGCGATGCAGGCCCTGTCCGGTCTCATCGCGTGCGCCATCCTCGGGCCGCTTCTCATGGTCGGGTCGCAACTCGGCTGGTCCGACCTGCGCGTCTCGCCTGTCACGGGCGCGGAAGCGGCGATGCTCGCGGGCATGGCGCTCATCGGCACGGCGGCGCATCTCCTGATGACGTGGTCGCTCAAATTCGCGCCCTCGGCCACGCTCGCGCCCATGCAGTATCTCGAGATCCCTTTCGCCACGGCGGTGGGCTACATCGTCTTCCGCGACCTGCCTGACGGGCTCGCGGCCCTCGGCATCGCGATCACCATGGCCGCGGGGCTCTACATCATCCTGCGAGAGCGGCGCACACCTGCCCCAGCGCCGCAAGCGGAAGCATCACCAATACTGAGCGGCGATCCACGCGCACGGTAA
- a CDS encoding L-serine ammonia-lyase has product MFLSVFELFKIGIGPSSSHTMGPMVAAARFLEALRASPFQPAGLRARLHGSLAFTGVGHATDRAVILGLAGFEPATFDADKAEKTLSEIKATGHVSPPDLPPLRFDPKEDLAFDYGPPLHGHANGLVLMATDGQGDVIFQETYYSIGGGFVVTEAEHDAPAEDDGPPVPYPFATAAEMLEMCAESGRSIAGLKRANELSRMGPLALDAGLARIWEVMNACIDRGLASEGILPGGLGVKRRARGIHEKLLSERGMNLSAPHTINDWMTVYAMAVNEENAAGGQVVTAPTNGAAGVVPATIRYWLDHVPGAAPSKLPDFLLTAAAIGGIVKMNASISGAEAGCQAEVGSAAAMAAAGLCAVLGGSPAQVENAAEIALEHHLGMTCDPVKGLVQVPCIERNGLGCIKAVSAASLALRGDGSHLVPLDAAIETMRQTGRDMSEKYKETSLGGLAVNVPNC; this is encoded by the coding sequence ATGTTCCTCTCGGTCTTCGAGCTTTTCAAAATCGGCATTGGCCCCTCCTCCTCGCACACGATGGGGCCCATGGTGGCCGCCGCGCGGTTTCTCGAGGCCCTGCGCGCCAGCCCGTTCCAGCCCGCGGGCCTCCGGGCACGCCTCCACGGCTCGCTTGCCTTCACGGGTGTCGGGCACGCCACGGACCGCGCCGTCATCCTCGGGCTTGCTGGCTTCGAACCAGCCACCTTCGACGCCGACAAGGCCGAAAAGACGCTGTCGGAGATCAAGGCGACGGGTCACGTTTCACCGCCCGACCTCCCGCCCCTGCGCTTCGATCCGAAAGAAGACCTCGCCTTCGACTACGGGCCGCCCCTGCACGGCCATGCGAATGGTCTCGTGCTCATGGCCACCGATGGCCAGGGCGACGTGATCTTTCAGGAGACCTACTATTCCATCGGCGGCGGTTTCGTCGTCACGGAGGCGGAGCACGACGCGCCCGCGGAAGATGACGGTCCACCGGTCCCCTACCCCTTCGCCACCGCGGCGGAAATGCTCGAGATGTGCGCCGAAAGTGGCCGCAGCATCGCCGGCCTCAAGCGAGCAAACGAACTCTCCCGGATGGGCCCACTCGCGCTCGACGCAGGGCTCGCGCGCATCTGGGAGGTGATGAATGCCTGCATCGATCGCGGGCTCGCCTCCGAGGGCATTCTTCCCGGCGGGCTGGGCGTCAAACGTCGGGCCCGCGGCATCCATGAAAAGCTCCTCTCCGAGCGCGGCATGAACCTCTCTGCCCCGCACACGATCAATGACTGGATGACCGTCTACGCCATGGCCGTGAACGAGGAGAACGCAGCCGGGGGGCAAGTGGTCACCGCCCCGACGAACGGCGCGGCCGGGGTCGTGCCCGCCACGATCCGCTATTGGCTCGACCACGTGCCGGGCGCCGCCCCCTCGAAGTTGCCCGACTTTCTCCTGACCGCCGCCGCGATCGGCGGCATCGTGAAGATGAACGCGTCGATCTCCGGAGCAGAGGCGGGATGCCAGGCCGAAGTGGGCTCCGCCGCCGCCATGGCCGCCGCCGGGCTCTGCGCAGTCCTCGGCGGTAGCCCCGCCCAGGTGGAGAACGCCGCCGAGATCGCGCTCGAGCATCATCTCGGCATGACCTGCGACCCGGTGAAAGGCCTCGTGCAGGTGCCGTGCATCGAACGCAACGGCCTGGGCTGCATCAAGGCCGTCTCCGCCGCCTCGCTCGCGCTCCGCGGGGATGGATCGCACCTCGTGCCGCTCGACGCGGCCATCGAGACCATGCGCCAGACCGGGCGGGACATGAGCGAGAAATACAAGGAGACCTCGCTCGGCGGCCTCGCCGTGAACGTCCCGAACTGCTGA
- a CDS encoding adenylosuccinate synthase, whose translation MANVVVVGTQWGDEGKGKIVDWLSERADVIARFQGGHNAGHTLVIGDKVYKLHALPSGVVRGGKLSVIGNGVVLDPWHLVNEIETVRAQGVEISPETLMIAENTPLILPIHGELDRARESQNAVAKIGTTGRGIGPAYEDKVGRRCVRVADLADAATLEARVDRALVHHDALRRGLGMEEVDRGALLAKLREIAPEILPYAAPVWKVMNEKRKAGKRILFEGAQGALLDIDFGTYPFVTSSNVIAGQAATGVGIGPGGIDYVLGITKAYTTRVGEGPFPTELDDAEGQRLGERGHEFGTTTGRKRRCGWFDACLVRQTCATSGVSGISLTKLDVLDGFEELKICVGYDLDGARLDYLPTAAEAQARAVPVYETIEGWSESTAGARSWADLPAAAIKYVRRIEELIQCPVALVSTSPEREDTILVTDPFAD comes from the coding sequence ATGGCCAATGTCGTCGTCGTGGGCACCCAGTGGGGGGATGAAGGCAAGGGCAAGATCGTCGATTGGCTCTCGGAACGCGCGGATGTCATCGCGCGCTTCCAGGGCGGGCACAATGCGGGCCACACCCTTGTCATCGGCGACAAGGTCTACAAGCTTCACGCGCTGCCCTCGGGCGTCGTGCGCGGCGGCAAGCTCTCGGTCATCGGCAATGGCGTCGTGCTCGATCCGTGGCACCTCGTGAACGAGATCGAGACGGTGCGCGCCCAGGGCGTGGAGATCAGCCCCGAGACGCTGATGATCGCCGAGAACACGCCGCTCATCCTGCCTATCCATGGTGAGCTCGATCGCGCCCGCGAAAGCCAGAATGCGGTGGCCAAGATCGGCACAACGGGCCGCGGTATCGGCCCCGCCTATGAGGACAAGGTTGGCCGTCGCTGCGTGCGCGTGGCGGACCTCGCGGACGCCGCCACGCTCGAGGCGCGGGTGGATCGCGCCCTTGTCCATCACGATGCGCTGCGCCGGGGCCTCGGCATGGAGGAGGTGGATCGCGGCGCGCTCCTTGCGAAGCTCCGCGAGATCGCGCCCGAGATCCTGCCCTACGCGGCGCCGGTCTGGAAGGTGATGAACGAGAAGCGCAAGGCCGGAAAACGGATCCTCTTCGAAGGCGCGCAGGGCGCGCTCCTCGACATCGATTTCGGCACGTATCCTTTCGTGACGTCCTCCAACGTCATTGCAGGGCAGGCCGCCACGGGCGTGGGCATCGGGCCTGGCGGCATCGACTACGTGCTCGGCATCACCAAGGCCTACACGACCCGCGTGGGCGAGGGGCCCTTCCCGACCGAGCTCGACGATGCGGAGGGCCAGCGCCTCGGAGAGCGCGGCCACGAATTCGGAACGACGACGGGCCGCAAGCGCCGCTGCGGCTGGTTCGATGCCTGCCTCGTGCGGCAGACCTGCGCCACCTCGGGCGTCTCCGGCATCTCGCTCACGAAGCTCGACGTGCTCGACGGCTTCGAGGAGCTCAAGATTTGCGTGGGCTACGACCTCGATGGGGCGCGCCTCGACTATCTGCCCACGGCGGCAGAGGCGCAGGCCCGCGCTGTCCCGGTCTACGAGACGATCGAGGGCTGGTCGGAGAGCACGGCGGGGGCGCGGAGCTGGGCCGATCTGCCCGCCGCCGCCATCAAGTACGTGCGCCGGATCGAGGAGTTGATCCAGTGCCCGGTGGCCCTAGTGTCCACCTCGCCCGAGCGCGAGGACACCATCCTCGTGACCGATCCCTTCGCCGATTGA
- a CDS encoding DUF6524 family protein produces MASILIRWLFAFLLLSATYNPTPYNFVRLGLDNYAEATSFVVLGGLVLFVGYVIYLRATLRSIGGFGMLLVAALVGALIWVAVDLGLVNLENPSVNLWLAIFAVSVVLGIGLSWSIVRRRLSGQADVDDVEE; encoded by the coding sequence ATGGCAAGTATCCTGATCCGCTGGCTCTTCGCATTCCTTCTGCTGTCGGCCACCTACAATCCGACGCCCTACAATTTCGTCCGCCTGGGGCTCGACAACTATGCCGAGGCCACGTCCTTCGTTGTGCTCGGGGGGCTCGTGCTTTTCGTGGGATACGTCATCTACCTGCGGGCGACGCTGCGCTCCATCGGAGGCTTTGGGATGCTCCTCGTGGCGGCGCTGGTGGGCGCGCTGATCTGGGTCGCCGTGGACCTCGGCCTCGTGAACCTCGAGAACCCGAGCGTGAACCTCTGGCTCGCAATCTTCGCGGTGTCCGTGGTCCTCGGTATCGGGCTGAGCTGGTCCATCGTGCGGCGCAGGCTCTCGGGGCAGGCCGATGTTGACGATGTCGAAGAGTAG
- a CDS encoding FAD-dependent oxidoreductase: MADFDYDLFVIGGGSGGTRAARVAAAGGARVALAEEDRYGGTCVIRGCVPKKLMVFASTYSEAFAEARDYGWEVTSGAFQWDWFKTKLERELDRLEGIYQRLLDNSGVERFSQRAIVTGAHGIELADGTAKTAKTILVATGGHPVVPDMPGAELGITSNEIFHLDELPKKMLIIGGGYIACEFAGIMTGLGVEVCQWYRGAQILRGFDDEARGAIADGMRRRGVDLHTGTNIMELKRAADHDPDMDSVPIKDRTNYVPPYEGPRGKAGPMWVKSTTGAEMVFDQVLFATGRTPNTDGLGLASAGAEIGRRGEVIVDEYSRTATPSIYAIGDVTNRIQLTPVAIREGMAFVETVFNDTPTPVDHDLVPSAVFTQPEFGTVGMTEEEARDQEAIEIYATSFRAMRQAFAGKDERVLMKLIVSQATRKVLGCHIVADGAGEMIQLAGIAVKMGATKEDFDRVCAVHPTMSEELVTMKTPVRTA, translated from the coding sequence ATGGCTGACTTTGACTACGACCTCTTCGTCATCGGCGGTGGCTCCGGCGGCACGCGCGCGGCGCGGGTGGCCGCGGCGGGGGGCGCACGTGTGGCACTCGCGGAGGAGGATCGCTACGGCGGCACCTGCGTGATCCGGGGCTGCGTGCCCAAAAAGCTTATGGTCTTCGCGTCCACCTATTCAGAGGCTTTCGCGGAAGCGCGCGACTACGGCTGGGAGGTCACCAGCGGGGCCTTCCAGTGGGACTGGTTCAAGACGAAGCTCGAGCGAGAGCTTGACCGGTTGGAAGGCATCTACCAGCGGCTTCTCGACAATTCCGGTGTGGAGCGTTTCTCCCAGCGGGCGATCGTGACGGGCGCGCACGGGATCGAACTCGCCGATGGCACCGCCAAGACCGCAAAAACGATCCTCGTGGCCACGGGCGGGCACCCCGTGGTGCCCGACATGCCGGGCGCAGAGCTCGGCATCACGTCCAACGAGATCTTTCACCTCGATGAATTGCCCAAGAAGATGCTGATCATCGGCGGCGGCTACATCGCCTGCGAGTTCGCTGGGATCATGACAGGTCTCGGCGTGGAGGTCTGCCAGTGGTACCGCGGCGCGCAGATCCTGCGGGGGTTCGACGACGAGGCGCGCGGCGCCATCGCCGACGGCATGCGCCGCCGTGGCGTGGACCTGCACACCGGCACCAACATCATGGAGCTCAAGCGCGCCGCCGATCATGACCCCGACATGGACAGCGTGCCGATCAAGGATCGCACGAATTACGTCCCGCCCTACGAGGGCCCACGAGGCAAGGCAGGGCCGATGTGGGTGAAATCGACTACGGGCGCCGAGATGGTCTTCGACCAGGTGCTCTTCGCCACGGGCCGCACGCCCAACACCGACGGGCTGGGGCTCGCCTCAGCCGGGGCCGAGATCGGCCGGCGCGGGGAGGTGATCGTGGACGAATATTCCCGCACTGCCACGCCGTCGATCTACGCCATCGGCGACGTCACCAACCGGATCCAGCTGACGCCGGTGGCGATCCGCGAAGGCATGGCTTTCGTCGAGACGGTCTTCAACGACACGCCCACGCCGGTGGACCATGACCTCGTCCCCTCCGCCGTCTTCACGCAACCGGAATTCGGCACCGTGGGCATGACCGAGGAGGAGGCGCGCGACCAGGAGGCGATCGAGATCTATGCCACCTCGTTCCGCGCCATGCGGCAGGCCTTCGCGGGCAAGGACGAACGGGTGCTGATGAAGCTCATCGTGAGCCAGGCCACGCGCAAGGTTCTGGGCTGCCACATCGTGGCGGACGGGGCGGGCGAGATGATCCAGCTTGCCGGGATCGCGGTGAAGATGGGTGCCACCAAGGAGGACTTTGACCGGGTTTGCGCCGTGCATCCCACGATGTCAGAAGAACTCGTGACCATGAAAACACCGGTGCGAACGGCCTAA
- a CDS encoding thiamine diphosphokinase encodes MFRPIQSPERPVTLLGGGEATGSLVNTALTFAPLLVAADGGARLARQGGHKLRAVIGDFDSLDAEDLGNAERLHRPDQNSTDFEKCLAAVEAPLFLGVGFLGGRLDHQLAAFSALLKEPRPVVLLSKTEIAFLAPRTFTLDLKEGTPVALYPLLPARLTTTGLRYPLDDAPVSPDGMTSTSNTALGGPLTVRVDRRSVLVMLPLAALGQVCAALAG; translated from the coding sequence ATGTTTCGCCCCATTCAATCGCCCGAAAGGCCGGTGACGCTGCTGGGCGGGGGCGAGGCTACGGGGAGCTTGGTTAACACGGCGTTGACGTTTGCGCCCCTCCTTGTGGCCGCCGATGGGGGTGCGCGTTTGGCGCGGCAGGGCGGGCACAAGCTGCGCGCCGTGATCGGTGATTTCGACAGCCTCGACGCCGAGGATCTGGGCAACGCAGAGCGCCTGCACCGCCCCGATCAGAACAGCACGGATTTCGAAAAGTGTCTCGCTGCCGTGGAGGCGCCGCTCTTTCTCGGGGTCGGGTTTCTCGGGGGGCGGCTCGACCATCAGCTCGCGGCCTTTTCCGCGCTCCTGAAAGAGCCGCGCCCGGTGGTGCTCCTGTCGAAGACCGAGATTGCATTTCTGGCACCGCGTACCTTCACCCTTGATCTGAAGGAAGGCACGCCCGTGGCGCTCTATCCGCTCCTGCCTGCGCGACTCACGACCACGGGGCTGCGCTACCCCCTCGACGATGCGCCCGTGTCGCCTGACGGCATGACATCCACATCCAACACCGCGCTGGGCGGGCCCCTTACCGTGCGCGTGGATCGCCGCTCAGTATTGGTGATGCTTCCGCTTGCGGCGCTGGGGCAGGTGTGCGCCGCTCTCGCAGGATGA